The following are encoded in a window of Lynx canadensis isolate LIC74 chromosome B1, mLynCan4.pri.v2, whole genome shotgun sequence genomic DNA:
- the MFHAS1 gene encoding malignant fibrous histiocytoma-amplified sequence 1 isoform X2 — translation MAGKDSGNLKTVRLWRDAALRARKLRSNLRQLTLSAAGGCPGAGAEQLDSPDAPQLVLPANIGDIEVLNLGNNGLEEVPDGLGSALGSLRVLVLRRNRFARLPPAVAELGHHLTELDVSHNRLTALGAEVVSALRELRKLNLSHNQLPALPAQLGALAHLEELDVSFNRLAHLPDSLSCLFRLRTLDVDHNQLTAFPRQLLQLAALEELDVSSNRLRGLPEDISALRALKILWLSGAELGTLPSGFCELASLESLMLDNNGLQALPAQFSRLQRLKMLNLSSNLFEEFPAALLPLAGLEELYLSRNQLTSVPSLISGLGRLLTLWLDNNRIRYLPDSIVELTGLEELVLQGNQIAVLPDNFGQLSRVGLWKIKDNPLIQPPYEVCMKGIPYIAAYQKELAHSQPAVQPRLKLLLMGHKAAGKTLLRHCLTEERVDGNQGGGDKEKSYPPAAPSVSKGIEVTSWTADASRGLRFIVYDLAGDESYEVIQPFFLSPGALYVLVVNLATYEPPRFPTTVGSFLHRVGARVPHAVVCIVGTHADLCGERELEEKCLDIHRQIALQEKHDAEGLSRLARVVDEALARDFELRSASPHAAYYGVSDKNLRRRKAHFQYLLNHRLQILSPVLPVSCRDPRQLQRLRDKLLSVAEHREIFPNLHRVLPRSWQVLEELHFQPPQAQRLWLSWWDSARLGLQAGLTEDRLQSALSYLHESGKLLYFEDSPALKEHVFHNLTRLIDILNVFFQRDPSLLLHKLLLGTSGEGEGEGESSPPAAAPTPGQELLRTTQLHHYVEGFLLHGLLPAHVIRLLLKPHVQAQQDFQLLLELLEKMGLCYCLNKPKGKPLNGSTAWYKFPCYVQNDVPHAEAWINGTNLAGQSFVAEQLQIEYSFPFTFPPGLFARYSVQINSHVVHRSDGKLQIFAYRGKVPVVVSYRPAKGVLQPDTLSIASHASLPNIWTAWQAITPLVEELNVLLQEWPGLHYTVHILCSKCLKRGSPNPHAFPGELLSQPRPEGVAEIICPKNGSERVNVALVYPPTPTVISPCSKSNQRLVI, via the coding sequence ATGGCTGGGAAGGACAGTGGGAACCTGAAGACGGTGAGGCTGTGGCGGGACGCCGCCCTGCGCGCCAGGAAGCTGCGGAGCAACCTGCGCCAGCTCACCCTCAGCGCGGCCGGGGGCTGCCCGGGGGCCGGCGCCGAGCAGCTCGACTCCCCCGACGCCCCGCAGCTCGTGCTGCCGGCCAACATCGGGGACATTGAGGTGCTGAACCTGGGGAACAACGGCCTGGAGGAGGTGCCCGACGGGCTGGGCTCGGCGCTGGGCAGCCTGCGCGTCCTGGTCCTGCGCAGGAACCGCTTCGCCCGGCTGCCCCCGGCCGTGGCTGAGTTGGGCCACCACCTCACCGAGCTGGACGTGAGCCACAACCGGCTGACCGCCCTGGGCGCGGAGGTGGTGAGTGCCCTGCGGGAGCTGCGCAAGCTCAACCTCAGCCACAACCAGCTGCCCGCCCTGCCGGCCCAGCTGGGGGCCCTTGCCCACCTGGAGGAGCTGGACGTCAGCTTTAACCGGCTGGCGCACCTGCCCGactccctctcctgcctcttccgCCTGCGCACCCTCGACGTGGACCACAACCAGCTCACCGCTTTCCCGCGGCAGCTGCTGCAGCTGGCGGCCCTGGAGGAGCTGGACGTGTCCAGCAACCGGCTGCGGGGCCTACCTGAGGATATCAGTGCCCTGCGTGCCCTCAAGATCCTCTGGCTGAGCGGGGCCGAGCTTGGCACCCTGCCCAGCGGCTTCTGCGAGCTGGCCAGCCTGGAGAGCCTCATGCTGGACAACAACGGGCTGCAGGCTCTGCCCGCCCAGTTCAGCCGCCTGCAGCGACTCAAAATGCTCAACCTCTCCTCCAACCTCTTCGAGGAGTTCCCTGCCGCGTTGCTGCCCCTGGCTGGGCTGGAGGAGCTCTACCTTAGCCGCAACCAGCTCACCTCCGTGCCATCCCTCATCTCGGGCCTGGGCCGGCTGCTCACCCTCTGGCTGGATAACAACCGGATCCGCTACCTGCCCGACTCCATTGTGGAGCTGACCGGCCTGGAGGAGCTGGTGCTGCAAGGGAACCAGATCGCAGTGCTGCCGGACAACTTTGGCCAGCTCTCGAGGGTGGGCCTGTGGAAGATCAAGGACAACCCGCTGATCCAGCCCCCCTACGAGGTCTGTATGAAGGGGATCCCCTACATCGCAGCCTACCAGAAGGAGCTGGCTCATTCACAGCCGGCCGTGCAGCCCCGCCTCAAGCTGCTTCTGATGGGCCACAAGGCTGCGGGGAAGACCCTTCTCCGCCACTGCCTCACGGAGGAGAGAGTGGACGGAAACCAAGGAGGAGGGGACAAGGAAAAGAGCTACCCGCCTGCGGCTCCTTCTGTGAGCAAAGGCATCGAGGTGACCAGCTGGACGGCCGACGCTTCGCGGGGGCTGCGGTTCATTGTGTACGACTTAGCCGGGGATGAAAGTTACGAGGTGATccagcccttcttcctctccccggGAGCCCTTTATGTGCTGGTGGTGAACCTGGCCACCTACGAGCCGCCCCGCTTTCCCACCACCGTGGGCTCCTTCTTGCACCGGGTGGGGGCCCGCGTGCCTCACGCCGTGGTGTGCATCGTGGGCACGCACGCAGACTTGTGTGGGGAGCGGGAGCTGGAGGAGAAGTGCCTGGACATTCACCGCCAGATCGCCCTGCAGGAGAAGCACGACGCCGAGGGGCTGAGCCGGTTGGCTCGGGTGGTGGACGAGGCCCTGGCCCGGGACTTCGAGCTGCGCTCCGCCAGCCCCCACGCAGCCTACTACGGGGTTTCCGACAAGAACCTTCGGCGGCGCAAGGCCCACTTTCAGTACCTGCTCAACCACCGGCTGCAGATCCTCTCCCCGGTGTTGCCCGTTAGCTGCAGGGACCCTCGCCAGTTACAGCGCCTTCGGGACAAACTGCTCTCGGTCGCCGAGCACAGGGAAATCTTCCCCAATTTACACAGAGTGCTGCCTCGGTCCTGGCAGGTGCTGGAGGAACTGCATTTCCAGCCGCCCCAGGCGCAACGACTGTGGCTGAGCTGGTGGGACTCCGCTCGCCTGGGCCTGCAGGCGGGGCTGACCGAGGACCGGCTGCAGAGCGCCCTTTCCTACCTGCACGAGAGCGGCAAGCTGCTCTACTTCGAGGACAGCCCAGCCCTCAAGGAGCACGTCTTCCACAACCTCACCCGCCTCATCGACATCCTCAATGTCTTCTTCCAGCGGGATCCTTCCTTGCTGCTGCACAAGCTGCTTCTGGGGACCAGCGGCGAGGGTGAGGGCGAGGGGGAAAGTTCCCCACCGGCGGCGGCGCCCACCCCGGGCCAGGAACTGCTCCGGACCACCCAGCTCCATCACTATGTGGAGGGCTTTCTGCTTCATGGGCTCCTGCCAGCCCATGTCATTCGGTTGCTGCTGAAGCCTCATGTCCAGGCCCAGCAGGACTTTCAGCTGCTGCTGGAGCTGCTGGAGAAGATGGGACTCTGTTACTGCCTCAATAAACCCAAGGGCAAGCCTTTGAATGGGTCCACGGCCTGGTACAAGTTCCCATGCTATGTGCAGAATGACGTGCCCCACGCAGAGGCCTGGATCAACGGGACCAACCTGGCCGGACAGTCTTTTGTGGCCGAGCAGCTGCAGATTGAATACAGTTTTCCCTTTACCTTCCCGCCCGGGTTGTTTGCACGCTACAGCGTCCAGATCAACAGCCACGTGGTACACAGATCGGATGGTAAACTTCAGATCTTTGCATATAGAGGGAAGGTTCCTGTGGTGGTCAGTTACAGACCTGCCAAGGGGGTCTTGCAGCCAGACACTCTGTCCATTGCCAGCCATGCCTCGTTACCAAATATATGGACGGCGTGGCAAGCCATAACCCCCTTGGTAGAGGAACTGAATGTCCTACTTCAGGAATGGCCTGGACTGCACTACACCGTGCACATTCTCTGTTCTAAGTGCCTTAAGAGAGGGTCGCCCAATCCACACGCTTTCCCAG